A DNA window from Daucus carota subsp. sativus chromosome 3, DH1 v3.0, whole genome shotgun sequence contains the following coding sequences:
- the LOC108212184 gene encoding uncharacterized protein LOC108212184, giving the protein MDFSERERRIKFIADILIQAVTAIIVLGIFVLLYKLPQYYISKLRSRNKSNVEARRHFVAGAQLLAKSRSSKDLSAAKLAVDEADKSIALDPYDAASHILKSMALDLLGFKTAAIEAIDVALSPLAVKSLETEERADALLKRAELRIGVSGKERLDDSVMQDLVESVKLKKENWKAFVLLGECYEKKEMKDEAVEAYESAIRVEPECKVAVKALDRLRD; this is encoded by the coding sequence ATGGATTTCTCTGAGAGAGAGCGAAGAATCAAATTCATCGCCGATATTCTAATCCAAGCCGTTACTGCCATTATCGTGCTAGGTATCTTTGTATTGCTCTACAAGCTCCCTCAATATTACATCTCTAAGCTCCGTTCGCGAAACAAATCGAACGTCGAAGCTCGCCGTCACTTCGTCGCCGGCGCTCAACTCCTCGCCAAATCTCGATCCAGTAAGGATCTCTCCGCCGCGAAGCTCGCCGTCGATGAGGCCGACAAGTCGATTGCTTTGGATCCGTACGACGCCGCTTCGCATATTCTAAAGTCGATGGCGCTTGATTTGCTAGGGTTTAAGACGGCGGCGATTGAGGCGATTGATGTTGCGTTGTCGCCGCTGGCGGTGAAGTCGCTAGAGACTGAGGAGAGGGCAGACGCGTTGTTAAAGCGAGCTGAGTTGAGGATCGGAGTGAGTGGAAAGGAGCGACTTGACGACTCGGTTATGCAGGATTTGGTGGAGTCGGTGAAGTTGAAGAAGGAGAATTGGAAGGCGTTTGTGTTGTTAGGAGAGTGTTATGAGAAGAAGGAGATGAAGGACGAGGCGGTGGAAGCTTACGAGAGTGCGATTCGAGTGGAGCCGGAGTGTAAGGTTGCTGTTAAGGCCCTGGATCGCTTGCGAGATTGA
- the LOC108210854 gene encoding centromere protein C, whose protein sequence is MALIDNPSSDSTDPLQLNSLLSFCHRTFKDMPAPNDSDDFDSVHNFLKLKGLNKNEELFDDAKAVLGSELARRPGLGLKRARPSFCLRPDKGPIVSLETTLDIDKLQDPDEFFSAFYRQEFAREEIERQTGGTMTGKNENNPPAKQRRRRPSLFGTKASYKHKYSLAIPEDDGTIASQEISEQDNLNSSNFVSQEHYVASQEGELEQANLSPLKFGSQKHSVESQKGESGPVSNSENVTGGILDELLSQDIEDLDGDGALKLLQEHLQIKPVDLDKCLHDFSDAGNIDIMDLEEEMPVKRKALLDIQNIVDGSIKENPASRKRLNRNESHSPMYSTLPKSPSAASSLFGEGKSSSKPFHVPFSAADLDLSPAKSPTHEHFNGQSDNLCTMNEPSVHGDFNLQADAEAKNHACATPGSKPVMPGDSCSEKSASIDFTTRTEDSHDGLVDKNEGNHVGEILNETVSSAQPDIGNAELARGSPETDLQAHGLTEFEKTIENILQGDSTQPGADIADSATENLKISQSEIGNKEPFAAEGAFMDGCMSNAESGLEQQNKEHTEISLNDRRKAARPRGSKKRKELSCRQSLAGAGTCWTSGVRRSNRNRTRPLEYWKGERFLRGRVHESLDTVIGIKCIATPSPGQKVPRFKVKSYVSDEHNELVQSLALH, encoded by the exons ATGGCTTTAATTGATAATCCGAGCTCCGATTCAACAGATCCACTTCAACTAAACTCTCTATTATCTTTCTGTCATCGCACCTTCAAGGATATGCCGGCGCCTAATGACTCCGACGACTTCGATTCCGTTCATAATTTTCTCAAACTCAAG GGATTAAATAAAAATGAGGAGCTTTTTGATGATGCCAAGGCAGTTTTGGGTTCTGAACTTGCACGAAGACCTGGTTTGGGACTGAAACGTGCACGCCCAAGTTTTTGTTTGAGGCCGGATAAAGG TCCTATTGTGAGTTTGGAGACCACTTTGGACATTGATAAGCTGCAAGACCCGGATGAGTTTTTCTCGGCCTTTTACAGACAAGAAT TTGCCAGAGAAGAAATAGAAAGACAAACAGGTGGCACTATGACCGGGAAAAATGAAAACAATCCACCTGCTAAACAGCGTCGCCGTCGACCAAGCCTTTTCGG AACAAAAGCCAgttataagcataagtattcACTTGCAATTCCTGAAGATGATGGCACTATAGCCTCGCAAGAAATATCAGAGCAGGATAATCTCAATTCATCAAATTTTGTTTCACAAGAGCACTATGTTGCATCACAGGAAGGGGAATTAGAGCAGGCCAATCTAAGTCCATTAAAATTTGGTTCACAAAAGCACAGTGTTGAATCACAGAAAGGGGAATCAG GACCAGTGTCTAATTCTGAGAACGTTACTGGAGGGATACTAGATGAACTATTATCACAAGATATAGAAGATTTAGATGGGGATGGGGCTCTGAAATTGTTGCAGGAGCACCTGCAGATTAAACCTGTTGACTTAGACAAATGCCTCCATGACTTTAGTGATGCCGGAAACATTGATATAATGGACTTGGAAGAAGAAATGCCAGTAAAGCGAAAGGCTCTGTTAGATATCCAGAATATTGTGGATGGATCAATCAAAGAAAATCCTGCCAGTCGTAAACGGTTGAATAGAAATGAAAGCCATTCTCCAATGTACTCTACTCTCCCAAAAAGCCCGTCTGCTGCATCATCTTTATTTGGAGAGGGCAAATCATCGTCAAAACCATTTCATGTCCCATTCTCAGCTGCCGATCTTGACCTGTCACCTGCTAAAAGTCCTACACATGAACACTTCAACGGACAATCAGATAACCTTTGTACAATGAATGAGCCGAGTGTTCATGGAGACTTTAACTTACAAGCGGACGCCGAAGCTAAAAATCATGCTTGTGCCACTCCAGGTTCAAAACCGGTGATGCCAGGAGATAGCTGTTCGGAAAAATCTGCAAGCATAGATTTTACTACAAGGACAGAGGACTCTCATGATGGCTTGGTAGATAAGAATGAGGGCAATCAT GTTGGAGAAATATTGAATGAAACTGTTTCTTCTGCGCAACCGGATATTGGTAATGCTGAATTGGCTAGGGGTAGTCCTGAAACTGATCTCCAGGCACATGGTTTGACTGAGTTTGAGAAGACT ATTGAGAACATACTTCAGGGAGATTCTACCCAACCAGGTGCCGACATTGCTGACTCAGCGACTGAAAATTTAAAGATCAGCCAAAGTGAGATTG GTAACAAAGAACCTTTTGCTGCTGAAGGCGCATTTATGGATGGATGTATGTCAAATGCAGAAAGTGGCTTAGAGCAACAAAACAAG GAACACACTGAGATTTCTCTTAATGACAGAAGGAAAGCAGCTAGACCACGTGGAtctaagaaaagaaaagaacttTCTTGTAGGCAAAGTCTTGCAG GGGCTGGTACATGCTGGACTTCTGGTGTACGACGGAGCAACAGAAATAGAACAAGGCCATTGGAATATTGGAAAGGAGAAAGATTTTTACGTGGACGTGTGCATGAGA GTCTGGACACAGTAATTGGGATCAAGTGTATTGCTACTCCATCACCAGGTCAGAAAGTGCCCAGGTTCAAGGTGAAATCTTATGTATCTGATGAACATAATGAGCTTGTTCAATCACTAGCACTGCACTGA
- the LOC108210853 gene encoding protein NETWORKED 2A, with amino-acid sequence MLHRAARNAYSWWWANHIRTKQLKWLEQNVQDMEGKVEYVLSMINEEGDSFVMKADMFFRRRPELVNIIEDCLHGYRALARRYDKLSMVMQNANRTIASAFPEKMELTMDDDFDDFQQVTTSSHEPERPPKSVPPPPAISPKRSRNFSRNRSLKGPTKMMPKKGMLKLGSMNDAAAEAATKASCLSKSEAVVEIDRLQKKILALQTEKEFLKSSYENGLKKWSDIENEVTSMQAKVNSLQDEFSIEKVIEDDEARMLMAATALNSCQEKITTLQEEHEKSTQEAKGELKELDRVRDKFETMIEQLSTQDSEDNSVRENNKSEDSDQNRSIEEEANNLEIVNVSLKEQLQVDGDSSLTVTVLAEKIDELVDTVLNLESVVSSQGALVKRLRSESDKLQEKVQSLEVNKENSTDCSDYKTRIRDLENELKILQSFKESINNADKNFQNKPEQGNEKNRDYHNVPNDGSSGIHNSVESHEPQREVTGVVGMPSPHKNHVDPRAEEKVHEDGDSKVLEIEPNLQSKQGSIHLDDHDELKTKHNENKHDERSTMVDDSDAPEYGIVEGHQPNWRRILLNDLEDREKLLLEEYTSLLRNFKQVKQKLNDSEKKHRANLFKSTLQMKVLKSANASKDAEIQSLQKKLNLLESEHDVSNTDKSTDGDSHPASDTSSLKQREACDLGQVESSESTRPSTVAAETDDSRKYDNGELELESAISSIEEKIRMDLDELLEENIEFWIKYSTSFHQVQKFQTTFVDLRAELSELKESKMKEGSSLQHSDVRPIYMHLREIQTELTLWLEQNVVLEDDLQNRRSSIISIQEEISRSSNADSEDADETELTGHQAAKFTGEVMNMKQQNNKVADELLDGIESVKRLKGEIEKAVAKLDQEFRFSAAKNQQTNQSRSRVPLRSFLFGAKARKQKGSLLARIAPKQQAQQSDACEVQPTKPTNS; translated from the coding sequence ATATGGAAGGGAAAGTAGAGTATGTACTGAGCATGATCAATGAAGAAGGTGACTCGTTTGTGATGAAGGCAGACATGTTTTTTAGGAGGAGGCCTGAATTGGTGAACATCATAGAAGATTGCCTCCATGGATACAGAGCCTTAGCACGAAGATATGATAAATTATCAATGGTTATGCAGAATGCTAACCGAACAATTGCCTCTGCTTTCCCTGAAAAAATGGAGCTCACTATGGATGATGATTTCGATGATTTCCAACAGGTAACCACTTCCTCTCATGAACCAGAACGTCCACCAAAATCAGTTCCACCGCCTCCTGCTATCAGTCCCAAGAGAAGTCGTAATTTTAGTAGGAATAGAAGTCTTAAAGGGCCAACTAAAATGATGCCAAAGAAGGGGATGCTCAAGCTTGGTTCTATGAATGATGCTGCTGCAGAAGCGGCTACTAAAGCATCGTGTTTGAGCAAAAGTGAGGCAGTGGTTGAAATTGATAGGCTTCAGAAGAAAATATTGGCACTACAGACTGAGAAAGAGTTTCTGAAAAGCTCGTATGAAAATGGACTTAAAAAGTGGTCGGACATTGAGAACGAGGTTACTTCTATGCAAGCAAAAGTTAATTCATTACAAGATGAATTTAGTATCGAAAAGGTTATTGAGGATGATGAAGCACGGATGCTAATGGCTGCTACAGCTTTGAACTCGTGCCAGGAGAAAATAACGACTTTGCAAGAAGAACATGAGAAGTCGACTCAGGAGGCAAAAGGAGAATTAAAAGAACTGGACAGAGTCCGGGATAAGTTTGAGACAATGATAGAACAGCTTAGTACACAGGATTCTGAGGATAACTCTGTTCGAGAAAACAACAAATCAGAGGATTCAGACCAGAATAGAAGCATTGAAGAAGAAGCAAATAATCTGGAAATAGTAAATGTAAGTCTGAAGGAACAGCTTCAAGTGGATGGCGATTCATCTTTAACAGTGACTGTACTTGCTGAAAAGATCGATGAGCTTGTTGACACGGTCCTTAATCTAGAGTCTGTAGTATCCTCTCAAGGTGCTTTGGTGAAAAGGTTGAGATCAGAAAGTGATAAGCTTCAGGAGAAAGTTCAGAGCTTAGAAGTAAACAAGGAAAACTCAACTGATTGTTCAGACTACAAGACTAGGATCCGAGATTTGGAAAATGAATTGAAAATACTACAGAGCTTCAAGGAAAGTATCAATAATGCAGACAAAAACTTCCAAAATAAGCCGGAGCAAGGCAATGAAAAGAACAGAGACTATCATAATGTACCTAATGACGGAAGTTCTGGTATTCATAATTCAGTGGAGTCCCATGAACCACAGAGAGAAGTTACTGGTGTCGTTGGAATGCCATCTCCTCACAAGAATCACGTAGATCCTAGAGCAGAAGAGAAAGTACACGAGGATGGAGACAGCAAAGTTCTGGAGATTGAACCGAATTTGCAGTCTAAGCAAGGCAGTATTCATCTAGATGATCATGATGAATTGAAGACGAAACACAATGAAAACAAACATGATGAACGTTCGACCATGGTGGACGACAGTGATGCGCCTGAATATGGTATAGTTGAAGGACATCAACCAAATTGGAGACGAATACTTTTGAACGATTTGGAGGACCGGGAGAAACTTCTACTGGAAGAGTACACCTCACTTCTGCGAAATTTTAAGCAAGTGAAGCAGAAGCTCAATGATTCGGAAAAGAAACACCGGGCTAACCTCTTCAAATCTACACTGCAAATGAAAGTTTTAAAGAGTGCCAATGCTTCCAAAGATGCCGAAATTCAGTCTTTACAAAAGAAACTAAACTTGTTAGAGTCGGAACACGATGTCTCAAACACAGATAAAAGCACCGATGGAGATAGTCATCCGGCATCGGATACTTCTTCTCTTAAGCAAAGGGAAGCTTGTGATTTAGGACAAGTGGAATCAAGTGAGAGCACCCGACCATCAACAGTTGCAGCGGAAACAGATGATTCTAGAAAGTACGACAATGGTGAATTGGAACTTGAATCTGCTATATCGAGTATTGAAGAAAAGATCCGTATGGACCTTGATGAACTGCTCGAGGAAAACATAGAGTTTTGGATAAAATATAGTACATCATTTCATCAAGTTCAGAAATTCCAAACCACATTCGTAGACTTGCGAGCAGAACTAAGTGAACTAAAAGAAAGCAAGATGAAAGAAGGAAGCAGTCTCCAGCACTCAGATGTTCGACCAATCTACATGCATTTACGAGAGATTCAAACCGAATTAACATTATGGTTAGAGCAGAACGTAGTTCTTGAGGATGATTTACAGAACAGAAGGTCATCAATAATTAGCATCCAAGAAGAGATATCAAGGTCATCAAATGCAGATTCTGAGGATGCAGATGAAACCGAGCTTACCGGTCATCAAGCTGCAAAGTTTACCGGTGAAGTGATGAACATGAAACAGCAGAACAACAAGGTAGCAGATGAACTTTTAGATGGGATTGAAAGTGTAAAAAGGCTGAAAGGTGAGATCGAAAAGGCAGTAGCAAAACTGGACCAAGAGTTCAGATTTTCTGCTGCAAAGAATCAACAAACGAACCAGTCTAGGAGTAGAGTACCCTTGAGGTCTTTTTTGTTTGGTGCCAAGGCAAGGAAGCAGAAGGGATCATTACTTGCTCGCATAGCTCCCAAACAGCAGGCACAGCAGAGTGATGCATGTGAGGTGCAACCAACAAAACCAACAAATTCATAG